The genomic region ACAATTTTATAATCATCGTTATGGAATATCAAATTTCTATGCAAAGGAACTTGATAAATTGGGATATAAAGATGGTAGTAACACCATAACCTTTTTAAAGCCTGAGGATTATGCCGGGCAAGAAACTTGGAGTCGCAACTATACAGATATGTTAGGATTGGGTGTCATTGCCGGAAAATATATTTTCTTTCCTTGCATTCTCTCCGATAATGATGAAGAGAACGCCATGCTTATCTACGAGATACCTCATGGAGTTAAGCTCTCTAACGCTGTTGATAGAAGAGGCGATAGCAGTGATGTAGATTCAATACAAATCTTAGGAACATCATCTGAAAATTTCTTTGATGGGAAAGACATTAGCATAGATAAGTTTGGAATTGATACTACAAAAATAATGTTTGATGAATATACCTTGCCGGGAGCAAATATAGAAAATGTAACAGATAAGGTAAAAACAATCATTATCAATGGGAAGAAGATGCCATTTAAGGACTATATAAATTCGTGTGTGAACGCAATCTTTCCGTTACCAAGCTATCAAGGATATGACATTTTTATCATATACTTTGAATATGGAGATAGTGAATATTGGGAAATGTGTATATCTGATAAGGGAATTATAAATGGAGATACTCAAAAAATGACAGTGCATTACACGTGGGATGATTGGGGAGATGAAAATCAAGAAAATGCAGATTATAGTAAGATTAGTTTCCAAATTTATCCGAATTATGTAATGTGCCTAAAAGGAGAAAAGCGAGAAAGCGGGAAAACAAAAGAGCATAGAAGATACTATCGCATCAATTCAAAAGGTAGCTTTGAAGAGATAAAATAATGTATCTTGGTGATGGGTGGTTGGTTCAACGGCTACCCACCTATACAAAATATAATGCTACAAAAATATGTAATAACACAAATTAGGAGGAATTAATTATGAAATTATTAAATATCTTATTTTATCTTTTATTCTTCTATTCATGCAGCAATGCACAAAAATGGTATGACATAAAAGACAGCAACAACCATTCCTTTGTAGGAAATTGGGAGCAATTGACAATTACAGACAATGGAGACACCGTAATATACCATGCTTGTTTTGATGTAGCACACAAAATAAATGTCGATACAATAAAAAAAGAACTTTTTGTGCAGTACGATATGGAAGATGTACATTATCCCATAGACACAGTACATTTAGAAAAAGACGAGTTTATCATATCTTTTGTCAATAACATTTGCACACCATTCAGATGTAAGATAATAGATCAGAATAAAGCTTTATGGACATATAAGTATATGGAAGATGGCGAAGTGTATCATAATTACTTTACCAATGAGAAGAGATATTTCAAAGAAATAAAGGAAAAGTACGATGACCAAGAACCAGAAGAAAGCCCCACACCTATCGTAGCCGTTCAAAATCACAAATGGTTCGGTGAATACGAATACTTCATCTCAGATACGACCGTTGTTCCCTCGCCTTTCATAGAGTACACATTGAGCATTGCGGCTGACCAATGTGTATTCAGCGGTAATGGGCATATGACTGCCTTTGAAATCCAATGCAGTGTAAAAACAGAAACGAAAGACAAACTCTCCCTTGATTTTGTCAAATCGCTGTCGGAAGATACACTGATGCCCAATATTGACAGAAACGTTTCACCCACAGTGAATTTATATTACAGGAAAGGAAAATACTATCTGGAAAGTCCGTTTATCAGCAATACTGAAGGCAAAAAAAATGTAAAAATAGAATGTAGAAAAATAAAATAAATCCTTGGTACTTTTAATGCTTGGCAAGGACAAAACCACATAATCTCATTGAGTATATTCCATTACAACAAGGGATAACATAAAAATACTTGTTTATAGGAAACGAGAAAACAGAAGACCGAGGGGGAAAAACTCAACTTTTCTACGCCGAAAGAAGAGTTCTTCGGGTTTTATTCTTAATTTTACATTTGCTGGTAGACTCTACGGAAGAGAGAAAATGCTGCCAACCTATACATCACTGCCCCAACATTTTTGCACAATACCTTCTGTTTGCACTCTTTTTTTTCGTACATTTGCAATCTGAAACGGATTGTTCCGACTGCCGAAACAAGCTTATGCACTTACGGAAATCGAAGAAATGGCTGGCTGCCATAGTGTTAGCACCCATTTCGTTGTTTATGTTCTTGCTCGTTCTTCTTTACTTGCCACCTGTTCAGAACTGGATTGTAAAGAGGGTGGCAGACTATGCTTCGAAGAAAACGGGAATGGAAATATCGGTCGGACACGTTTCGCTCAGCTTCCCACTCGACCTGAAATTGGAACAGGTAATGGCACTGCGACCCGACGACAGCATTCCGCAAAGGCGCGATACCGTGGCAGATGTAAAGGAGCTTGTGGTTGATGTGCAACTGATGCCGCTATTTAAAAGTAGGGTAGAGATAGACCAACTTACCTTCAAGGGGCTGAAGGCAAACACCATGAACTATATCGGCGACTTGCAGATACGGGGCAACTTGGAACGGTTGCACGTTGTTTCGCACGGCATAGACCTTGAAAATTCTACTGCGTTGCTCAACAATGCCGACGTGCAGGGGGGCTTTCTTGACATCGCCCTTAACGATACAATGCCGAAAGACACCACTAAAAAGAAAACCATTTGGAAGATAAACATCGACAAACTGAACCTTTATCGCACCAATTTCCGACTGCACATGCCGGGCGATTCGATGGTGATAGATGCCAATTTCCACAAGGCAGCAGCACAAAATACCTCCATTGACCTATATAATAAGGTGTACCGAGTGGACGGAATAGCTTGGCAGGGTGGGTCGTTGACATACGACAAGACCTTTGTTCCACGCATGCGGCACGGTTTCGATGCTGCCCACATTGCGCTGAACAAGCTGAACATGGGGGTAGATTCGCTTTCGTACGACTCTACCGGAGTTTCCGTCAATGTCAGGACAGCCAATTTCACAGAACAAAGTGGACTGATAGTGAACGACTTGCGCACACGCTTTCGCCTCGATAGCACCCATTTCTATCTGCAACCGTTCTATCTGCGCATGCCCCAAACCGAACTGAAGGGTGGCGTGGCAATGGCTTTGAATGCCTTTAGTGCAATAAATCCCGGACAACTTGCCGTCTCGCTGAATGGTTTCGTGCGCATCAACGACCTGCAGCCACTGCTGTCGGGCAGCGTTCCAACGAGGTTCTTGCACGCCATTCCGACTGAACGGATAGACGTGAACGGCTCGCTGCGAGGCAATATGCGCAACTTAATCTTGCAAAAGCTACGCATCGGCATGCCGCAACACTTCGCCTTGAAGGTGAATGGGCGGATATCGAACCTGCAAAGTCCGAAAAACCTGTCGGCAAACCTTGCCTTAGGCGGCAGTTTGCGCGACATTCGCTTTGTTAAACGCCTGTTGCCCAAGAGCATAGGCAATACGATTAAAATTCCGACAGGCATCGACTTCAATGCGAAAGTCAGGGCACAAGGAACGCAATACCATGCCGACATGCTGCTGTACGAGGGCGGAGGCAATGTAGCCGTAAAGGCAGACTTCAACAAGAGCAGCCAGACCTACAACGTAACAGCCCGTGCTGTAAACCTCCAGCTGCAACACTTCGTTGCCAAAACGGGGCTGTACCCCTTCACGGGCATGGTTTCGGTTTACGGACGAGGGCTCGACGTGCTCAGTCCGAAGTCATCGTTGCGCCTGAAAGCAAACATAACGCAGTTCCGTTTCGGCAATTATGTGCTCAACGGCATTAACGGCGACATCGCGAAACGAGGCGAGACAACCACTGCACGCATCGTCAGCACGAACCCAATGCTGGGCGGCGACTTCACATACAGCGGCAAACTGTCGGCTAAAAACGTGGACGGACACTTGCGAGGGTGGTTCCGTCGTGTCGATTTAAGGCAACTTGGCGTAATGAAAGACCCCTACGTGGTGTCTGCATGGGTAGATGTTGATGTGCGCTCCGACCTGAAAAACCACCACTACATAAGCGGACCGCTGCACCAACTCGTGCTTACAAGCGTGCATAAGCATGGCGAACAGCACCTTGCAGCAGGCAATTTAGACATTACGGCAAGCATAAACGGAGCCAAGACTGCCGCCCACGTCAATGGAAAGTTAGACTATGCCAACCTGAAAGGCTTGAGACTGATGGACAAACCCTACGTTCTGGGCACCGAAGCCAACCTTGCCTTCCGCTCCGACCGACCGAAACACTACACCGTGGAGGGCTATCTCGGCAAACTGAAGCTCGACGAACATCGTGGCGGAAAGGCTGTTTCACTCTTCAATGGCGACCTAAACGTACACGCAAGCATGGCCGGGAAACTGCTGAATGGCAGTGCCAACGGTATTGTACGCCATGCCGACCTCTACCAATTAGGCTTTGTAGACAAGCCTTTCGCCTCTAACTGTGCACTGAACATAGAGTTTGACACCGACATGGCAGCCAAACTGATGGTGCGTGGAATGCTTGGCAACCTGCAAGTGCAAGCCGACAACAAACAGTTTAGCCCCGGCGACGTTACCATAGACATGCTGAGCCGTGCCGATACCACCCACGCCGTGATTGAAGGAGGCGATTTTGCACTGAACACCGACTGGCATGGCAGCTATCAGCACGTGCTGAAGGCAGGCAAGCGCATAGCCACCGACTTGCAGAAGCAGATAGACAATAAACGAATAGACCAGACTTCGCTGCAGAAATTGCTCCCCATGGGACGCCTGAAACTTGTCAGTGGCGAAGGCAACCTGTTCAGCAAACTGCTCGAACAGCAGGGTTATGTGTTCAAGACTGCCAACATAGACCTCACCTCATCACCCTCAAAGGGACTCAACGGCAACATTGTTGTAGACTCGTTGGTGTACAACGACATGCACGCCGACTCGCTGATAGTGGACCTTACCACCAACGACACCGGACTGAACTACGACCTGCAGGTGCTGAACAACGCCAAAAACGACTATCCCTACAAGGGTTACGTGCACGGCTCGTTCTTCGACCGCGGGCTCAACACCTCCATCTTGATTACCGACATGGCTGATAAAACCGCCCTTGCACTATCTGCACAGGCTGCAATGCAAGGGCAGGGCATCAATCTTTCGCTTACTTCTGCACAGGCAATATTGGGCTACAAGACATTCAATGTAGAGCCAGACAACTATTTATATATAGGCAGGAACAAACGACTGAAAGCCGAAATGCGACTGCTTGCCGACGACGAGGCAGGCCTACACCTATACAGCGACGACACCGATTCTACCTCGTTGCAAAACTTCACCCTCTCCATCAACAAGTTCGAACTTAGTCAGCTCATGGCAGTGCTGCCCTTTGCACCACGCATTTCGGGCGAACTCAATGGCGACTATCACGTCATTCAAACCACGTCAGACCTTACTGTGTCCAGCGACATGGCAATAAAGAACATGGTGTACGAACTGAACGGCATGGGCGATGTGGGGGCAGAGTTCGTCTATATGCCTAAAGGCGATGGCACACACTATGTAGATGGCACCCTGACAAGGAACGACAGAGAGATAGGAAGGCTCTCCGGCGTGTACGACAGCAAGGGCAAGGGCAGTCTCGACGCGGAGTTTACGCTCGAAAAATTCCCCCTTAGCTACATCAACGGTTTCGTTCCCGACCGCATCATAGGACTGCACGGAACAGGCGAAGGTACGCTTGCCATGCAAGGACCGCTAAAAAATCTCGACATAAACGGAGAGATATACCTCGACTCTTCGTATGTTTTCAGCGAACCATACGGTGTCAAGCTGAACTTCGCAAACGACCCCGTGCTCATCAATCACAGCCGTGTGGAGTTCGAAAACTTCGAGGTTTTCGCTTCCAACAAGGCTCCGCTCGACATCTCCGGCTACTTAGATTTCTCCAATTTCGACCGTATGAACACCGACTTACGCATGCGGGCGCGCAACTTCCAGGTGATTAATGCAAAGGAGAACATGCGCTCTGAAGTGTTCGGAAAAGCATTTGTAAACTTCGACGGAGATCTGCAGGGACCGCTGTCGTCGCTCCAGTTAGATGGAAAAGTGGACGTATTGGGCAATACCGACATAACCTACGTGGTGCGCGATGCACAGCTTGCCAACGACAACGAGCTGGAAAACCTCGTTACTTTCACCAATCTTAACGACACGACCAGGGACGTCGTGAAGCGACCGGACATTCAAGGACTGGGCATGAAGCTGCGTGTCGAGGTGGACAACGAGGCACACATCGTCTGCGCACTCGACCCGGAGCGTTCCAACTATATAGATATTGTGGGCGGAGGAACCCTGAACATGGAGTACGACCCCACCAACGGACCACGCCTGAGAGGTCGTTACACCATAAGCGACGGTCAGATGAAGTACTCGCTGCCCATCATTCCGCTGCGCACTTTCCACATAAAGGAAGGCAGCTATGTAGAGTTTACGGGCGACCCAACCACGCCGACGCTCAGCATTACGGCTACCGAATGCGTGCGGACGAGTGTGTCTGACGGGACGGGGAACGGCAGAATGGTAGACTTCGATGCCGGTGTCCGACTGTCCAAACGCTTCCCCAATCCCGGTGTAGAGTTCATCATACAGGCTCCGGAAGACCAGGACATGCAGGGGAAACTAAGTTCCAAGAGTGTGGAAGAACGCTCCAAACTTGCCGTTACCATGCTTGCTTCGGGCATGTATTTCGACGGTTCCAACAATTCAACCGCCAATACAGCCATGAACAGTGCCCTCATGGGCTTCCTGCAAAGTCAGGTAAACTCCATAACGGGGCGTGCCCTGACCTCCATGGGTGTGGACCTTACAGCCAACATGGAGAGCACTGCCGACGCATCGGGCAGTCTTCACACCGACTATACTTTCAAATTCTCCAAACGATTGTGGGACAACCGTCTCCGTATAATCATGGGCGGACGCGTCTCCACAGGCTCCCAGGTGTCGGAACAGAACGGTGCCTTCTTCGATAATCTGTCGTTGGAATATCGCCTGAACCGCCAGGAGACACAGTATCTGAAGCTTTATTACGAGCGGGAAGCCTACGACTGGCTCGAAGGAAACCAGGGAGAGTTTGGCGTCGGCTTCATGTGGCGACGCAAGTTGCAGCATTTTAAGGACATCTTCCGCTTTAAAAGCAAGAAAGAACAGCCACCACAGCGCGACAGCCTAATTAATTTTGTAAATGGAAAGAAACAGTAGACATGCTCACAGCCACCTTGTTACCCCTCGTGGCAGTTTGTTTTGCACAGCAATGGTATTGCTGTTGGTGCTCACGGCAATGCTTTCGGCATGCAGCACCACCAGTGCCTTGCCCGAAGGCGAGCAGCTTTACACGGGCATGACCCCCACCGAATACACCAACTACACCAAAAACGCACACTTCAAAGCCGTGCGGGAAGAACTCGACATCGTGCTTGCCACAAAGCCAAATGCATCGCTTTTCGGCAGTCCGTCGCTGAAGTCGCCCTTCCCCGTGGGCTTATGGGTGTGGAATGCCTTCTCGCCCGACACCACACGGTTTGGCCGCTGGATAACAAGAGCGTTCGGTTCGCGCCCCATCACCTTGTCGAACGTGTCGCCAGACCTGCACGCTACCGTGGGCGAAGGACTGTTGAACAAGCGCGGATACTTCGATGGGAAGATAACATACCAATTGGTTCCGCAGAGGAACAAGAAGAAAATAAAACTTAAATATACCGTGAACATGGGACATTTGTGGACCATAGACAGCCTGCAATATGTAGATTTCCCACCCGATGCCGACAGTCTGATAAGGGCAACACGCCCCGATGCCGCCATAAAAGACGGCGACCCGTTCGACGTAGCCACGCTCGAGCAAGAACGCCAGCGCATCACGACCCTCTTTCGCAACAACGGCTACTACTATTACAAGAACAACGACGCCAGCTATTTGGCCGATACAACCATCGTTCATGGGAAAGCTGTAACACGGTTGCAGCTTGCCGACTCTGTAAGTCCTGCCGACTTGCGCAAGTGGCGCATCGGAAACATTACGGTAAATCTGCAGAAAACCTTTATGGAAGAGCTGCACCAGCATCGCAAGAAGCGTGGTTTCGACCTTAACTTCAACGGCAGGCACTCGCCATTGCGAGGCAGGGTGATTGCCAACGACCTGCAATTCCGCCCCGGCGACCTGTACCGGCAAGCCAAGCACACCGAGACAATGGAACGCCTGAACGCCACGGGACTGTTTACAGGGTCTAACATTTCTTTCAAGCCAAGCAACCAGACGGACACCTGCAGCACGCTCGACGTAACGCTGGACTTCCTTTTCGACCGTCCCTACGACTTTTACATAGAAACCTACGGACGCGGAAGGACCACCGGAAAATATGGTCCTGAACTTGTGGTTGGTTTTGCCAAGCGCAACGCTTTCCGTGGTGCCGAACTGCTGAACGTGCGTTTGCACGGAGCCTACGAGTGGGCATCGAAACGCAGCGACGATGCCGGCACCACCGGACGCATCAACGACTACCAGTACGGCGCGGAGGTAAGCCTGCAGTTTCCACGTTTTCTCAATCCGTTCAAGACACCTCCGCGCATCATGCGCGAACGCATGCAGCGGCGCGAGGCAGCCGCCATGGCTGCGGGCAAGCCCCTGCCGCCGAATGCACCACGCACCTATTTCGAGACGCCGATGACCACCCTGAGCGCTTCTACCAACGTTATCAAGCGTGCACTCTACTTCAAACGCCACGTGGTGGCAGGCGAAATAACCTACAGCTGGGCACCCAGCGAGCGCCACTCGTTCATTTTCAAGCCCCTGTCGCTCACCTACGAGTACATGAGAAGCGTAACCGACCGCTTTAAGGCACTCACCGACAGCGTGCCATACCTTGAAGTTTCCATGGCAGACCAGTTCATTCCGAAAGCCTTGTTCCAGTACACGTACCAGAGTCCGAGGGAATATGCCAACCCGATACGCTGGTGGTCCACCCTGAGCGAAGCCTCCAACCTGCTCGCCTTGGGTTATCTGGCAGGCGGAGAGAAGTGGAACAAGCGGGGAAAGACGATGTTTAAAAATCCGTTTGCGCAGTTCGTGAAGATTGAAACCAACTTTACGAAGCTCTGGACACTTGGCGGCAAGTCGTCCGTTGCAGCCCATGCCAATGCAGGCGTGATATGGGCGTATGGCAACAGCAGGTTTGCACCCTATTCAGAACAGTTCTTTGTGGGCGGAGCAAACAGCGTCAGGGCTTTCAACGTGCGCGAGATAGGTCCCGGCACTTACCGTTCGGCATCGCTCGGACGGTCGTATGTGGAGCAGACGGGCGAAGTTAAGGTGCAGGCAAACGTGGAGTATCGGCCTCATTTGGTGGGAAGCCTGTACGGAGCACTCTTCCTCGACGCCGGCAACGTGTGGACGTTGCACAGCGACAGCAGCCGTCCGGGGTCGCAGTTCCACTTTACCAACTTCTTCAAGGAACTGGCTTTCGGCACGGGGGTAGGCATTCGCTACGACATCGGCTTCTTCATGCTCCGCCTGGATTGGGGCATTGGTCTGCACGTTCCTTACGAAACGGGTCGCAGCAGGCTCTACAACATTCGCCACTTCCGCGATGCACAAGCCCTGCATTTAGCCATCGGACTGCCATTCTGAGGCGTAACCATTCTGCAAAACATTTTCCGCTTTGCAACGGCTTCATTGTCAGCGGTTTGCAATATACACACCTTGGTGCTGCAAAAGGCACTGTTTGGGCGTGCAAAAGGCACTGTTTTACGTTCCAAAACAGTGCCTTTTGTATTTTTGTTCTGTTAATTTTCTTTAATAATTCCGTGTTTTCCATGCAACATTACAATATTTATCATATCTTTGTGATATTAAAATGATATTACTGTAAATACAATAGACAATTTAAACGATACAACTATGGAAAAGAAAGAATTTGCCTTTAAGGGCGTGGTACAGAATGGTTTTGTAATGCTTGCACTGACGCTTGCATTGCTCTTGTGTGGCATAGCCAGTGCAATATATGGCTTCGTGCTGATTGGCAACGACCAAAATGGCGGCTTGTTGATTGGTGCTGCTGTGGCTATGCTGGTTCTTTTTGTCATGTGTCTTTACGGTTTCGTGAAGATAGAACCCAACGAAGCCCGTGTAATGATGTTCTTCGGACAATACAAGGGCACTTTCACAACGGTGGGTTTCCACTGGGTGAATCCCTTCATAACCACCAAGCGACTGTCGTTCAGGGCACGCAACATAGACGCTGCCCCCATCAAGGTGAACGACAAGACGGGCAACCCCGTCATGATAGGCATGATGCTGGTGTGGCGATTGAAGGATACGTACAAGGCAATCTTCGAAATCGACTCCGAGACAATGGCTACCTCGGTCGATGAAGGCGGCGAGGCACCTGCCGTAGGCAACATCATGATGGCGTTCGAACGCTTCGTGCGCATACAGGGCGACGCTGCCCTGCGCCATGTGGCAGGGCAATACGCCTATGACACCACCGACGACGAGCACGAGACACAGACCCTCCGCGACAACAGCGAGGGGATAAACAAACTGCTGGAACAGACGCTCGACGAACGGTTGGACATGGCTGGAATAGAGATTATAGAGGCGCGCATAAACTATTTGGCATACGCTCCCGAGATAGCAGCCGTGATGTTGCGCCGCCAGCAGGCTTCTGCCATCATCTCGGCACGCGAAAAAATCGTGGAAGGAGCTGTTTCCATGGTAGACATGGCACTGAAGAAGCTCGACAAGGAGAACGTTGTCGTGTTGGACGACGACAAGAAAGCTGCCATGGTAAGCAACCTCATGGTGGTGTTGTGCAGCGAAAGTGCCACACAGCCCGTGGTAAACTCGGGTACGCTTAACATGTAGTTGTGAGTCTGCAAGGGCACTCTGCCTACACCTTATATATATAAAGGGGAGGCGGACAACACGCCCATGTGCGGCAAGAGGCGTTGCAGACACAAACCGAAACGTAGATGGCAAAGAAAGAAACAAACAATAAAAGCTTCATTCTCAGGGTAGATGCCGACACGATGAGCGCGATAGAGAAGTGGGCAGCCGATGAATTCCGCTCGACCAACGGACAGTTGCAGTGGATAATAACCGAGGCACTGCGAAAGGCACGCCGTCTGCCGAAGCAGCAACCCAAGAACAAAGGCAAAGAAAAAACAACGAATGACGAGAATGAAAACACCGATTGAAAACCTCCGATTGCCCAGAACAGGCAAATCGACACTATACGAAGTCATGTCGGCAGCAATCCTTCTGCTTGCATGGATAGCGGGAATTGTAGCCACCAGCAACCACAAGACATCTGGAAGAATAGTTATCCTACTCATTGTTTTCTCTGTTATTGTGGCATTAATGCACTACTGCTCGTATCGCCCGACGATGCCTTGGGCTCGCAACAGCTTCCAGCCCACAACCGTGCGGCAAGCTAAGGTGGCGTCAAGGTACTACCGTGTGTTTGCCATAGAGATGGCTCTGTTCTGTCTAATTATAATTCTTTTCGACCTGTTAGACATGAGAGACTCGTTGCCTTCTCGTGCTTTAGGATCTGTTTTCTTCGTTTTTGTAATGATAACATATAATTCCGCCTCCCGAAAACTAATGCGGGTGCGCAATGCCGAGCGGGAGCAGCGGCAACAAAACGGGCACGGAAAGTAACCGATGGAGACTAATGGACAAAATTGGAAAAGTCTTTTAAAAAAACAAGACAGGCTCTTTTACACTGCAAAAGAGCCTGTTTTGATTTCTTGTACGTTTACTTTGTCCTATGTTTGCAGTTTTTCAGGAAGTTCAGAACTGTTGGAAGTCATAGGTATTCTATATTTTCCATAAGGTTTCTATGTATCTTTGTTCCTATGGCTTCAATGTGTTCATGTTTTCTTGAAAGTTGTTTTGTCCTTCCATTTCATTTTTCAGGAAGCGGCAAGCAATTTCTTTGGCAAAGTTGATATGGTTTAAAAATAAGTGGTTACCTTTGCAAGCCAATAACAAACCTGTGTTGGCGGACGGACGATAAGGTGGAATATCGGTTCGCAATATGGTATTATCAGACAGAAAAGCAATGGGTGTTACTTTCTACAGAGAACTCTATTACACGCTGAATAGTGGAAAAAACTCTAAACTTAAATATTACATAACTTCCTATTTGTGGGTTCTTATGCCCCACTTCGTACTCTTGTTGTTACGTAAAGTGCTGCTGTACAACGTGCAGAGACGCAGCGACTGGGACGAAATAAAGGCGCGCATAGACTACTACAACAAGCTGGGCAAATCCGAAATAGACCTTTCGGCGTTTCGGCAGAAAGCCATCATGCTTGCCGAACAGCAGAAAACAAGTCAGTCGGTGTATTATTTGGACTCGTTCCGCTATGCAAAATCGTTCCCATTGTGCCGGAAATGGTGCTTGCAACCGGGCGACGTAACATGCGTGCCCGATGTTCCTTCCATCGTGAAAAGTCGCCCCATTGCCGGCAACAACGCCAATTCGGTGTTGCTGAAGCTCGACCGGGTGCGCCATTTCCTGTTCGTAAACGACAGCAAGAAGTATTGCGACAAAATGAACAAGGTGCTGTTCCGTGGACTAATCGGGCAGTTCGACAGCCACAGTCTGAAGCAAAATCGCTACGACTTTGTGCAAAAATTCTTTGGCAATCCGCTCTTCAACATCGGCGTTATCGACAAAAGTTTCCCGCAATGGCATACCCCCAAAATGACGATAGGCGAGCATTTAGACTATAAGTTCGTGATGGCGTTGGAAGGAAACGACGTAGCCAGCAACCTGAAATGGATAATGTCGTCGAACTCAGTCGCCGTAATGCCGCGTCCCAAATACGAAACGTGGTTTATGGAAGGCACGCTGATACCCAACTATCACTACATAGAAGTGGCTTCCGACTATTCCGACTTGGAAGCAAAAATAAACTATTACATTCAGAATCCCCACGAAGCCGAAGCCATAATAGCCCACGCCCATGCCCACGTAGCCCGCTTCTGCAATCCCCTTCGCGAGTACATCGTGTCGCAACTCGTTCTGTCCAAGTATTTTGAAGAGACCGCCGGGGCAGGAGAAACCCAATAAGTCCGTCAGCCGCAATGGTGCAAGGTCGTTGGCATGGCTGCACATGCGAAGGCGAAAATGGCAGGACAGATTTGCAATAATCGGTGAAAAATAGTATATTTGCAGCAGCTATAGAGACAAAAGGACAGCGCACACATACAAAAAGCCTTGGACATAGTGTTTAATTCGGATACCTATCAGAAGTTGCTCAACGACAAAACAAGATTGTATTACCAAAGTGCGTTATGTATTTTCGTATCTGCAGCACGAATTGGAAACCGGTAAGGTGGGCTGAAAAGAACGGAAACGCTGCCTTGCCATGAATGAACGGCAACGCCCAACAGCCTTTAGCAACCAACTATACAGCCAAGACTTACAAAATGTAGGACACAAATAGCGATTTGGTTCCCATTTGTTTGTAAGTTTGAAACAATATTTATACTTTTGCAAATGACGACAGCCATTTCTCAACAAATGGCAAAATAAAAGCATATATCGCCTTACACCTTAATTAATATAGGCGTTGGAGAAGGCGAAAGACCAGAGAGCTACGAAACAATCTAATCATTAATATTTAAACATAAGCACGATGAAAGGACTTTACACTACACTTCTCGCAGCCATTGCCCTGCTTGTTGCAATGCCTGTGAATGCACAAACAGAATACCAATTGTACGGACACCTTGTGGGTGTGAACGAAAACAACGGCATCTACAAGTTCACGACGGAAGCTACTTCGCCACTTACAGCGGTTCAGAAAATACCCTATTCGCCCGACTATGGCATCGTAAAGGTGAAAGACCGCTACTT from Prevotella nigrescens harbors:
- a CDS encoding SPFH domain-containing protein, which encodes MEKKEFAFKGVVQNGFVMLALTLALLLCGIASAIYGFVLIGNDQNGGLLIGAAVAMLVLFVMCLYGFVKIEPNEARVMMFFGQYKGTFTTVGFHWVNPFITTKRLSFRARNIDAAPIKVNDKTGNPVMIGMMLVWRLKDTYKAIFEIDSETMATSVDEGGEAPAVGNIMMAFERFVRIQGDAALRHVAGQYAYDTTDDEHETQTLRDNSEGINKLLEQTLDERLDMAGIEIIEARINYLAYAPEIAAVMLRRQQASAIISAREKIVEGAVSMVDMALKKLDKENVVVLDDDKKAAMVSNLMVVLCSESATQPVVNSGTLNM
- a CDS encoding glycosyl transferase family 90; this translates as MVLSDRKAMGVTFYRELYYTLNSGKNSKLKYYITSYLWVLMPHFVLLLLRKVLLYNVQRRSDWDEIKARIDYYNKLGKSEIDLSAFRQKAIMLAEQQKTSQSVYYLDSFRYAKSFPLCRKWCLQPGDVTCVPDVPSIVKSRPIAGNNANSVLLKLDRVRHFLFVNDSKKYCDKMNKVLFRGLIGQFDSHSLKQNRYDFVQKFFGNPLFNIGVIDKSFPQWHTPKMTIGEHLDYKFVMALEGNDVASNLKWIMSSNSVAVMPRPKYETWFMEGTLIPNYHYIEVASDYSDLEAKINYYIQNPHEAEAIIAHAHAHVARFCNPLREYIVSQLVLSKYFEETAGAGETQ
- a CDS encoding BamA/TamA family outer membrane protein, translated to MERNSRHAHSHLVTPRGSLFCTAMVLLLVLTAMLSACSTTSALPEGEQLYTGMTPTEYTNYTKNAHFKAVREELDIVLATKPNASLFGSPSLKSPFPVGLWVWNAFSPDTTRFGRWITRAFGSRPITLSNVSPDLHATVGEGLLNKRGYFDGKITYQLVPQRNKKKIKLKYTVNMGHLWTIDSLQYVDFPPDADSLIRATRPDAAIKDGDPFDVATLEQERQRITTLFRNNGYYYYKNNDASYLADTTIVHGKAVTRLQLADSVSPADLRKWRIGNITVNLQKTFMEELHQHRKKRGFDLNFNGRHSPLRGRVIANDLQFRPGDLYRQAKHTETMERLNATGLFTGSNISFKPSNQTDTCSTLDVTLDFLFDRPYDFYIETYGRGRTTGKYGPELVVGFAKRNAFRGAELLNVRLHGAYEWASKRSDDAGTTGRINDYQYGAEVSLQFPRFLNPFKTPPRIMRERMQRREAAAMAAGKPLPPNAPRTYFETPMTTLSASTNVIKRALYFKRHVVAGEITYSWAPSERHSFIFKPLSLTYEYMRSVTDRFKALTDSVPYLEVSMADQFIPKALFQYTYQSPREYANPIRWWSTLSEASNLLALGYLAGGEKWNKRGKTMFKNPFAQFVKIETNFTKLWTLGGKSSVAAHANAGVIWAYGNSRFAPYSEQFFVGGANSVRAFNVREIGPGTYRSASLGRSYVEQTGEVKVQANVEYRPHLVGSLYGALFLDAGNVWTLHSDSSRPGSQFHFTNFFKELAFGTGVGIRYDIGFFMLRLDWGIGLHVPYETGRSRLYNIRHFRDAQALHLAIGLPF